In Nomascus leucogenys isolate Asia chromosome 11, Asia_NLE_v1, whole genome shotgun sequence, the following proteins share a genomic window:
- the B4GALNT1 gene encoding beta-1,4 N-acetylgalactosaminyltransferase 1 isoform X3, translated as MQERARRKEAGRPWGLGSEGRGTGKTAAGSANPSAMCGVESALGSRQEPLRTRGPRAPSLALPSSLPFSLPTLPPPRMWLGRRALCALVLLLACASLGLLYASTRDAPGLRAPLAPWAPPQSPRRPELPDLAPEPRYAHIPVRIKEQVVGSQSPADQLLIAPANSPLQYPLQGVEVQPLRSILVPGLSLQAASGQEVYQVNLTASLGTWDVAGKVTGVTLTGEGQADLSLVSPGLDQLNRQLQLVTYSSRSYQTNTADTVRFSTEGHEAAFTIRIRHPTNPRLYPPGSLPQGDQYNISALVTIATKTFLRYDRLRALITSIRRFYPTVTVVIADDSDKPERLSGPYLEHYLMPFGKGWFAGRNLAVSQVTTKYVLWVDDDFVFTARTRLERLVDVLERTPLDLVGGAVREISGFATTYRQLLSVEPGAPGLGNCLRQRRGFHHELVGFPGCVVTDGVVNFFLARTDKVREVGFDPRLSRVAHLEFFLDGLGSLRVGSCSDVVVDHASKLKLPWTSRDAGAETYARYRYPGSLDESQMAKHRLLFFKHRLQCMTSQ; from the exons ATGCAGGAGAGGGCGAGAAGAAAGGAGGCCGGGAGACCCTGGGgcctgggaagtgaggggagGGGTACCGGGAAAACCGCGGCTGGCAGTGCAAACCCTAGCGCGATGTGTGGAGTGGAGAGCGCTCTTGGGAGCCGGCAGGAGCCTCTGAGGACGCGGGGGCCAAGGGCCCCATCCCTtgccctcccttcttccctccctttctcactccccaccctacccccacCTAGGATGTGGCTGGGCCGCCGGGCCCTGTGCGCTCTTGTCCTTCTGCTCGCCTGCGCCTCGCTGGGGCTCCTGTACGCGAGCACCCGGGACGCGCCCGGCCTCCGCGCACCTCTTGCGCCTTGGGCGCCCCCGCAAAGCCCCCGCAGGCCCGAGCTGCCAGATCTTGCTCCTGAGCCCCGCTACGCACACATCCCGGTCAGGATCAAGGAGCAAGTAGTGGG GAGCCAGTCCCCAGCTGACCAGCTGCTCATAGCCCCTGCCAACTCCCCACTCCAGTACCCCCTACAGGGTGTGGAAGTTCAGCCCCTCAGGAGCATCTTGGTGCCAG GGCTGAGCCTTCAGGCAGCTTCTGGTCAGGAGGTATACCAG GTGAACCTGACTGCCTCCCTAGGCACCTGGGATGTGGCAGGGAAAGTGACTGGAGTGACTCTCACTGGAGAGGGGCAGGCAGATCTCTCCCTTGTCAGCCCAGGGCTGGACCAACTCAACAGGCAACTACAACTGGTCACTTACAGCAGCCGAAGCTACCAGACCAACACAGCAGACACAG TCCGGTTCTCCACCGAGGGACATGAGGCTGCTTTCACTATCCGCATAAGACACCCGACCAACCCTCGGCTGTACCCACCTGGGTCTCTACCCCAGGGAG ACCAGTACAACATCAGCGCTCTAGTCACGATTGCCACCAAGACTTTCCTGCGTTATGATCGGCTACGGGCTCTCATCACCAGTATCCGCCGCTTCTACCCAACGGTTACTGTGGTCATCGCTGACGACAGCGACAAGCCAGAGCGCCTCAGTGGCCCCTACCTGGAACACTATCTCATGCCCTTCGGCAAG GGCTGGTTCGCAGGCCGGAACCTGGCTGTGTCCCAAGTAACCACCAAGTACGTGCTATGGGTGGACGACGACTTCGTCTTCACGGCGCGGACGCGGCTGGAGAGGCTTGTGGACGTGCTGGAGCGGACGCCGCTGGACCTG gTGGGGGGCGCGGTGCGCGAGATCTCCGGCTTTGCCACCACTTACCGGCAGCTGCTGAGCGTGGAGCCCGGCGCCCCAGGCCTCGGGAACTGCCTCCGGCAAAGGCGCGGCTTCCACCACGAGCTCGTCGGCTTCCCAGGCTGCGTGGTCACCGACGGCGTGGTTAACTTCTTCCTGGCGCGGACTGACAAGGTGCGCGAGGTCGGTTTCGACCCCCGCCTCAGCCGCGTGGCTCATCTGG aaTTCTTCTTGGATGGGCTTGGTTCCCTTCGGGTTGGCTCCTGCTCCGACGTCGTGGTGGATCATGCATCAAAATTGAAGCTGCCTTGGACATCAAGGGATGCCGGGGCAGAGACTTACGCCCGGTACCGTTACCCAGGATCACTGGACGAGAGCCAGATGGCCAAACACCGGCTGCTCTTCTTCAAACACCGGCTGCAGTGCATGACCTCCCAGTGA
- the B4GALNT1 gene encoding beta-1,4 N-acetylgalactosaminyltransferase 1 isoform X1: MQERARRKEAGRPWGLGSEGRGTGKTAAGSANPSAMCGVESALGSRQEPLRTRGPRAPSLALPSSLPFSLPTLPPPRMWLGRRALCALVLLLACASLGLLYASTRDAPGLRAPLAPWAPPQSPRRPELPDLAPEPRYAHIPVRIKEQVVGLLAWNNCSCESSGGGLPLPFQKQVRAIDLTKAFDPAELRAASATREQEFQAFLSRSQSPADQLLIAPANSPLQYPLQGVEVQPLRSILVPGLSLQAASGQEVYQVNLTASLGTWDVAGKVTGVTLTGEGQADLSLVSPGLDQLNRQLQLVTYSSRSYQTNTADTVRFSTEGHEAAFTIRIRHPTNPRLYPPGSLPQGDQYNISALVTIATKTFLRYDRLRALITSIRRFYPTVTVVIADDSDKPERLSGPYLEHYLMPFGKGWFAGRNLAVSQVTTKYVLWVDDDFVFTARTRLERLVDVLERTPLDLVGGAVREISGFATTYRQLLSVEPGAPGLGNCLRQRRGFHHELVGFPGCVVTDGVVNFFLARTDKVREVGFDPRLSRVAHLEFFLDGLGSLRVGSCSDVVVDHASKLKLPWTSRDAGAETYARYRYPGSLDESQMAKHRLLFFKHRLQCMTSQ, encoded by the exons ATGCAGGAGAGGGCGAGAAGAAAGGAGGCCGGGAGACCCTGGGgcctgggaagtgaggggagGGGTACCGGGAAAACCGCGGCTGGCAGTGCAAACCCTAGCGCGATGTGTGGAGTGGAGAGCGCTCTTGGGAGCCGGCAGGAGCCTCTGAGGACGCGGGGGCCAAGGGCCCCATCCCTtgccctcccttcttccctccctttctcactccccaccctacccccacCTAGGATGTGGCTGGGCCGCCGGGCCCTGTGCGCTCTTGTCCTTCTGCTCGCCTGCGCCTCGCTGGGGCTCCTGTACGCGAGCACCCGGGACGCGCCCGGCCTCCGCGCACCTCTTGCGCCTTGGGCGCCCCCGCAAAGCCCCCGCAGGCCCGAGCTGCCAGATCTTGCTCCTGAGCCCCGCTACGCACACATCCCGGTCAGGATCAAGGAGCAAGTAGTGGG GCTGCTGGCTTGGAACAACTGCAGTTGTGAGTCCAGTGGGGGgggcctccccctccccttccagaAACAAGTCCGAGCTATTGACCTCACCAAGGCCTTTGACCCTGCAGAGCTGAGGGCTGCCTCTGCCACAAGAGAGCAGGAGTTCCAGGCCTTTCTGTCGAG GAGCCAGTCCCCAGCTGACCAGCTGCTCATAGCCCCTGCCAACTCCCCACTCCAGTACCCCCTACAGGGTGTGGAAGTTCAGCCCCTCAGGAGCATCTTGGTGCCAG GGCTGAGCCTTCAGGCAGCTTCTGGTCAGGAGGTATACCAG GTGAACCTGACTGCCTCCCTAGGCACCTGGGATGTGGCAGGGAAAGTGACTGGAGTGACTCTCACTGGAGAGGGGCAGGCAGATCTCTCCCTTGTCAGCCCAGGGCTGGACCAACTCAACAGGCAACTACAACTGGTCACTTACAGCAGCCGAAGCTACCAGACCAACACAGCAGACACAG TCCGGTTCTCCACCGAGGGACATGAGGCTGCTTTCACTATCCGCATAAGACACCCGACCAACCCTCGGCTGTACCCACCTGGGTCTCTACCCCAGGGAG ACCAGTACAACATCAGCGCTCTAGTCACGATTGCCACCAAGACTTTCCTGCGTTATGATCGGCTACGGGCTCTCATCACCAGTATCCGCCGCTTCTACCCAACGGTTACTGTGGTCATCGCTGACGACAGCGACAAGCCAGAGCGCCTCAGTGGCCCCTACCTGGAACACTATCTCATGCCCTTCGGCAAG GGCTGGTTCGCAGGCCGGAACCTGGCTGTGTCCCAAGTAACCACCAAGTACGTGCTATGGGTGGACGACGACTTCGTCTTCACGGCGCGGACGCGGCTGGAGAGGCTTGTGGACGTGCTGGAGCGGACGCCGCTGGACCTG gTGGGGGGCGCGGTGCGCGAGATCTCCGGCTTTGCCACCACTTACCGGCAGCTGCTGAGCGTGGAGCCCGGCGCCCCAGGCCTCGGGAACTGCCTCCGGCAAAGGCGCGGCTTCCACCACGAGCTCGTCGGCTTCCCAGGCTGCGTGGTCACCGACGGCGTGGTTAACTTCTTCCTGGCGCGGACTGACAAGGTGCGCGAGGTCGGTTTCGACCCCCGCCTCAGCCGCGTGGCTCATCTGG aaTTCTTCTTGGATGGGCTTGGTTCCCTTCGGGTTGGCTCCTGCTCCGACGTCGTGGTGGATCATGCATCAAAATTGAAGCTGCCTTGGACATCAAGGGATGCCGGGGCAGAGACTTACGCCCGGTACCGTTACCCAGGATCACTGGACGAGAGCCAGATGGCCAAACACCGGCTGCTCTTCTTCAAACACCGGCTGCAGTGCATGACCTCCCAGTGA
- the B4GALNT1 gene encoding beta-1,4 N-acetylgalactosaminyltransferase 1 isoform X2 encodes MQERARRKEAGRPWGLGSEGRGTGKTAAGSANPSAMCGVESALGSRQEPLRTRGPRAPSLALPSSLPFSLPTLPPPRMWLGRRALCALVLLLACASLGLLYASTRDAPGLRAPLAPWAPPQSPRRPELPDLAPEPRYAHIPVRIKEQVVGLLAWNNCSCESSGGGLPLPFQKQVRAIDLTKAFDPAELRAASATREQEFQAFLSRSQSPADQLLIAPANSPLQYPLQGVEVQPLRSILVPGLSLQAASGQEVYQVNLTASLGTWDVAGKVTGVTLTGEGQADLSLVSPGLDQLNRQLQLVTYSSRSYQTNTADTVRFSTEGHEAAFTIRIRHPTNPRLYPPGSLPQGDQYNISALVTIATKTFLRYDRLRALITSIRRFYPTVTVVIADDSDKPERLSGPYLEHYLMPFGKGWFAGRNLAVSQVTTKYVLWVDDDFVFTARTRLERLVDVLERTPLDLVGGAVREISGFATTYRQLLSVEPGAPGLGNCLRQRRGFHHELVGFPGCVVTDGVVNFFLARTDKVREVGFDPRLSRVAHLEFFLDGLGSLRVGSCSDVVVDHASKLKLPWTSRDAGAETYARCPVIAQALGPALLPTSHHYTEPGGGGS; translated from the exons ATGCAGGAGAGGGCGAGAAGAAAGGAGGCCGGGAGACCCTGGGgcctgggaagtgaggggagGGGTACCGGGAAAACCGCGGCTGGCAGTGCAAACCCTAGCGCGATGTGTGGAGTGGAGAGCGCTCTTGGGAGCCGGCAGGAGCCTCTGAGGACGCGGGGGCCAAGGGCCCCATCCCTtgccctcccttcttccctccctttctcactccccaccctacccccacCTAGGATGTGGCTGGGCCGCCGGGCCCTGTGCGCTCTTGTCCTTCTGCTCGCCTGCGCCTCGCTGGGGCTCCTGTACGCGAGCACCCGGGACGCGCCCGGCCTCCGCGCACCTCTTGCGCCTTGGGCGCCCCCGCAAAGCCCCCGCAGGCCCGAGCTGCCAGATCTTGCTCCTGAGCCCCGCTACGCACACATCCCGGTCAGGATCAAGGAGCAAGTAGTGGG GCTGCTGGCTTGGAACAACTGCAGTTGTGAGTCCAGTGGGGGgggcctccccctccccttccagaAACAAGTCCGAGCTATTGACCTCACCAAGGCCTTTGACCCTGCAGAGCTGAGGGCTGCCTCTGCCACAAGAGAGCAGGAGTTCCAGGCCTTTCTGTCGAG GAGCCAGTCCCCAGCTGACCAGCTGCTCATAGCCCCTGCCAACTCCCCACTCCAGTACCCCCTACAGGGTGTGGAAGTTCAGCCCCTCAGGAGCATCTTGGTGCCAG GGCTGAGCCTTCAGGCAGCTTCTGGTCAGGAGGTATACCAG GTGAACCTGACTGCCTCCCTAGGCACCTGGGATGTGGCAGGGAAAGTGACTGGAGTGACTCTCACTGGAGAGGGGCAGGCAGATCTCTCCCTTGTCAGCCCAGGGCTGGACCAACTCAACAGGCAACTACAACTGGTCACTTACAGCAGCCGAAGCTACCAGACCAACACAGCAGACACAG TCCGGTTCTCCACCGAGGGACATGAGGCTGCTTTCACTATCCGCATAAGACACCCGACCAACCCTCGGCTGTACCCACCTGGGTCTCTACCCCAGGGAG ACCAGTACAACATCAGCGCTCTAGTCACGATTGCCACCAAGACTTTCCTGCGTTATGATCGGCTACGGGCTCTCATCACCAGTATCCGCCGCTTCTACCCAACGGTTACTGTGGTCATCGCTGACGACAGCGACAAGCCAGAGCGCCTCAGTGGCCCCTACCTGGAACACTATCTCATGCCCTTCGGCAAG GGCTGGTTCGCAGGCCGGAACCTGGCTGTGTCCCAAGTAACCACCAAGTACGTGCTATGGGTGGACGACGACTTCGTCTTCACGGCGCGGACGCGGCTGGAGAGGCTTGTGGACGTGCTGGAGCGGACGCCGCTGGACCTG gTGGGGGGCGCGGTGCGCGAGATCTCCGGCTTTGCCACCACTTACCGGCAGCTGCTGAGCGTGGAGCCCGGCGCCCCAGGCCTCGGGAACTGCCTCCGGCAAAGGCGCGGCTTCCACCACGAGCTCGTCGGCTTCCCAGGCTGCGTGGTCACCGACGGCGTGGTTAACTTCTTCCTGGCGCGGACTGACAAGGTGCGCGAGGTCGGTTTCGACCCCCGCCTCAGCCGCGTGGCTCATCTGG aaTTCTTCTTGGATGGGCTTGGTTCCCTTCGGGTTGGCTCCTGCTCCGACGTCGTGGTGGATCATGCATCAAAATTGAAGCTGCCTTGGACATCAAGGGATGCCGGGGCAGAGACTTACGCCCG GTGTCCAGTCATTGCCCAGGCACTGGGCCCTGCTCTTCTCCCCACATCTCACCATTACACTGAGCCAGGAGGAGGCGGATCCTAG
- the B4GALNT1 gene encoding beta-1,4 N-acetylgalactosaminyltransferase 1 isoform X4 — protein MWLGRRALCALVLLLACASLGLLYASTRDAPGLRAPLAPWAPPQSPRRPELPDLAPEPRYAHIPVRIKEQVVGLLAWNNCSCESSGGGLPLPFQKQVRAIDLTKAFDPAELRAASATREQEFQAFLSRSQSPADQLLIAPANSPLQYPLQGVEVQPLRSILVPGLSLQAASGQEVYQVNLTASLGTWDVAGKVTGVTLTGEGQADLSLVSPGLDQLNRQLQLVTYSSRSYQTNTADTVRFSTEGHEAAFTIRIRHPTNPRLYPPGSLPQGDQYNISALVTIATKTFLRYDRLRALITSIRRFYPTVTVVIADDSDKPERLSGPYLEHYLMPFGKGWFAGRNLAVSQVTTKYVLWVDDDFVFTARTRLERLVDVLERTPLDLVGGAVREISGFATTYRQLLSVEPGAPGLGNCLRQRRGFHHELVGFPGCVVTDGVVNFFLARTDKVREVGFDPRLSRVAHLEFFLDGLGSLRVGSCSDVVVDHASKLKLPWTSRDAGAETYARYRYPGSLDESQMAKHRLLFFKHRLQCMTSQ, from the exons ATGTGGCTGGGCCGCCGGGCCCTGTGCGCTCTTGTCCTTCTGCTCGCCTGCGCCTCGCTGGGGCTCCTGTACGCGAGCACCCGGGACGCGCCCGGCCTCCGCGCACCTCTTGCGCCTTGGGCGCCCCCGCAAAGCCCCCGCAGGCCCGAGCTGCCAGATCTTGCTCCTGAGCCCCGCTACGCACACATCCCGGTCAGGATCAAGGAGCAAGTAGTGGG GCTGCTGGCTTGGAACAACTGCAGTTGTGAGTCCAGTGGGGGgggcctccccctccccttccagaAACAAGTCCGAGCTATTGACCTCACCAAGGCCTTTGACCCTGCAGAGCTGAGGGCTGCCTCTGCCACAAGAGAGCAGGAGTTCCAGGCCTTTCTGTCGAG GAGCCAGTCCCCAGCTGACCAGCTGCTCATAGCCCCTGCCAACTCCCCACTCCAGTACCCCCTACAGGGTGTGGAAGTTCAGCCCCTCAGGAGCATCTTGGTGCCAG GGCTGAGCCTTCAGGCAGCTTCTGGTCAGGAGGTATACCAG GTGAACCTGACTGCCTCCCTAGGCACCTGGGATGTGGCAGGGAAAGTGACTGGAGTGACTCTCACTGGAGAGGGGCAGGCAGATCTCTCCCTTGTCAGCCCAGGGCTGGACCAACTCAACAGGCAACTACAACTGGTCACTTACAGCAGCCGAAGCTACCAGACCAACACAGCAGACACAG TCCGGTTCTCCACCGAGGGACATGAGGCTGCTTTCACTATCCGCATAAGACACCCGACCAACCCTCGGCTGTACCCACCTGGGTCTCTACCCCAGGGAG ACCAGTACAACATCAGCGCTCTAGTCACGATTGCCACCAAGACTTTCCTGCGTTATGATCGGCTACGGGCTCTCATCACCAGTATCCGCCGCTTCTACCCAACGGTTACTGTGGTCATCGCTGACGACAGCGACAAGCCAGAGCGCCTCAGTGGCCCCTACCTGGAACACTATCTCATGCCCTTCGGCAAG GGCTGGTTCGCAGGCCGGAACCTGGCTGTGTCCCAAGTAACCACCAAGTACGTGCTATGGGTGGACGACGACTTCGTCTTCACGGCGCGGACGCGGCTGGAGAGGCTTGTGGACGTGCTGGAGCGGACGCCGCTGGACCTG gTGGGGGGCGCGGTGCGCGAGATCTCCGGCTTTGCCACCACTTACCGGCAGCTGCTGAGCGTGGAGCCCGGCGCCCCAGGCCTCGGGAACTGCCTCCGGCAAAGGCGCGGCTTCCACCACGAGCTCGTCGGCTTCCCAGGCTGCGTGGTCACCGACGGCGTGGTTAACTTCTTCCTGGCGCGGACTGACAAGGTGCGCGAGGTCGGTTTCGACCCCCGCCTCAGCCGCGTGGCTCATCTGG aaTTCTTCTTGGATGGGCTTGGTTCCCTTCGGGTTGGCTCCTGCTCCGACGTCGTGGTGGATCATGCATCAAAATTGAAGCTGCCTTGGACATCAAGGGATGCCGGGGCAGAGACTTACGCCCGGTACCGTTACCCAGGATCACTGGACGAGAGCCAGATGGCCAAACACCGGCTGCTCTTCTTCAAACACCGGCTGCAGTGCATGACCTCCCAGTGA
- the B4GALNT1 gene encoding beta-1,4 N-acetylgalactosaminyltransferase 1 isoform X5, which yields MWLGRRALCALVLLLACASLGLLYASTRDAPGLRAPLAPWAPPQSPRRPELPDLAPEPRYAHIPVRIKEQVVGSQSPADQLLIAPANSPLQYPLQGVEVQPLRSILVPGLSLQAASGQEVYQVNLTASLGTWDVAGKVTGVTLTGEGQADLSLVSPGLDQLNRQLQLVTYSSRSYQTNTADTVRFSTEGHEAAFTIRIRHPTNPRLYPPGSLPQGDQYNISALVTIATKTFLRYDRLRALITSIRRFYPTVTVVIADDSDKPERLSGPYLEHYLMPFGKGWFAGRNLAVSQVTTKYVLWVDDDFVFTARTRLERLVDVLERTPLDLVGGAVREISGFATTYRQLLSVEPGAPGLGNCLRQRRGFHHELVGFPGCVVTDGVVNFFLARTDKVREVGFDPRLSRVAHLEFFLDGLGSLRVGSCSDVVVDHASKLKLPWTSRDAGAETYARYRYPGSLDESQMAKHRLLFFKHRLQCMTSQ from the exons ATGTGGCTGGGCCGCCGGGCCCTGTGCGCTCTTGTCCTTCTGCTCGCCTGCGCCTCGCTGGGGCTCCTGTACGCGAGCACCCGGGACGCGCCCGGCCTCCGCGCACCTCTTGCGCCTTGGGCGCCCCCGCAAAGCCCCCGCAGGCCCGAGCTGCCAGATCTTGCTCCTGAGCCCCGCTACGCACACATCCCGGTCAGGATCAAGGAGCAAGTAGTGGG GAGCCAGTCCCCAGCTGACCAGCTGCTCATAGCCCCTGCCAACTCCCCACTCCAGTACCCCCTACAGGGTGTGGAAGTTCAGCCCCTCAGGAGCATCTTGGTGCCAG GGCTGAGCCTTCAGGCAGCTTCTGGTCAGGAGGTATACCAG GTGAACCTGACTGCCTCCCTAGGCACCTGGGATGTGGCAGGGAAAGTGACTGGAGTGACTCTCACTGGAGAGGGGCAGGCAGATCTCTCCCTTGTCAGCCCAGGGCTGGACCAACTCAACAGGCAACTACAACTGGTCACTTACAGCAGCCGAAGCTACCAGACCAACACAGCAGACACAG TCCGGTTCTCCACCGAGGGACATGAGGCTGCTTTCACTATCCGCATAAGACACCCGACCAACCCTCGGCTGTACCCACCTGGGTCTCTACCCCAGGGAG ACCAGTACAACATCAGCGCTCTAGTCACGATTGCCACCAAGACTTTCCTGCGTTATGATCGGCTACGGGCTCTCATCACCAGTATCCGCCGCTTCTACCCAACGGTTACTGTGGTCATCGCTGACGACAGCGACAAGCCAGAGCGCCTCAGTGGCCCCTACCTGGAACACTATCTCATGCCCTTCGGCAAG GGCTGGTTCGCAGGCCGGAACCTGGCTGTGTCCCAAGTAACCACCAAGTACGTGCTATGGGTGGACGACGACTTCGTCTTCACGGCGCGGACGCGGCTGGAGAGGCTTGTGGACGTGCTGGAGCGGACGCCGCTGGACCTG gTGGGGGGCGCGGTGCGCGAGATCTCCGGCTTTGCCACCACTTACCGGCAGCTGCTGAGCGTGGAGCCCGGCGCCCCAGGCCTCGGGAACTGCCTCCGGCAAAGGCGCGGCTTCCACCACGAGCTCGTCGGCTTCCCAGGCTGCGTGGTCACCGACGGCGTGGTTAACTTCTTCCTGGCGCGGACTGACAAGGTGCGCGAGGTCGGTTTCGACCCCCGCCTCAGCCGCGTGGCTCATCTGG aaTTCTTCTTGGATGGGCTTGGTTCCCTTCGGGTTGGCTCCTGCTCCGACGTCGTGGTGGATCATGCATCAAAATTGAAGCTGCCTTGGACATCAAGGGATGCCGGGGCAGAGACTTACGCCCGGTACCGTTACCCAGGATCACTGGACGAGAGCCAGATGGCCAAACACCGGCTGCTCTTCTTCAAACACCGGCTGCAGTGCATGACCTCCCAGTGA
- the SLC26A10 gene encoding LOW QUALITY PROTEIN: solute carrier family 26 member 10 (The sequence of the model RefSeq protein was modified relative to this genomic sequence to represent the inferred CDS: inserted 1 base in 1 codon): MRHDLASLMPAPKSLGSAFKSWRLDKAPSPQHTFPSTSIPGMAFALLASVPPVFGLYTSFFPVLIYSLLGTGRHLSTGTFAILSLMTGSAVERLVPEPLVGNLSGIEKEQLDAQRVGVAAAMAFGSGALMLGMFVLQLGVLSTFLSEPVVKALTSGAALHVFVSQLPSLLGLSLPRQIGCFSLFKTLAAVLTALPPSSPAELTISALSLELLVPVKELNVRFRDRLLTPIPGEVVLVLLASXLCFTSSLDTRYHVQIVGLLPGGFPQPLLPNLAELPRILADLLPIALVTVVVSASLASIYADKYSYTIDSNQLLAHGASNLISSLFSCFPNSATLATTSLLVDAGGKTQLAGLFSCIVVLSVLLWLGPFFYYLPKAVLACINISSMRQMFCQMQELPQLWHISQVDFLLQVPGLCILSYPTPLYFETCGQFRCNLEWHLGLGEGEKETSKPDGPTVAVAEPVRVVVLDFSGVTFADAAGAREVVEVRERLASQCRDARIRLLLAQCNASVLGTLTRAGLLDRVTPDQLFVSVQDAAAYALGSLVRGSSARSGSQEALGCGK, encoded by the exons ATGAGGCATGATTTAGCATCCTTGATGCCAGCCCCTAAGAGTCTGGGAAGTGCATTTAAGTCCTGGAGGTTGGACAAggccccctccccacagcacaCCTTTCCATCCACTTCTATCCCAGGCATGGCTTTTGCTCTCCTGGCCTCCGTGCCCCCGGTGTTTGGACTCTACACGTCTTTCTTCCCCGTCCTCATCTACAGCTTGCTAGGTACTGGGAGACACCTGTCCACAG GAACTTTCGCCATACTCAGCCTCATGACAGGCTCGGCCGTCGAGCGGCTGGTGCCGGAACCTCTCGTGGGGAACCTGAGCGGAATCGAGAAGGAGCAGCTGGACGCTCAGCGGGTTGGGGTAGCCGCGGCCATGGCCTTCGGGAGCGGGGCGTTGATG CTGGGGATGTTCGTGCTGCAGCTCGGCGTCTTGTCCACCTTTTTGTCCGAGCCTGTGGTCAAGGCGCTGACCAGCGGGGCCGCGCTGCACGTGTTCGTGTCCCAGCTGCCGAGCCTCTTGGGGTTGTCCCTCCCGCGCCAGATCGGCTGCTTCTCTCTCTTCAAG ACGCTGGCTGCCGTGCTGACTGCGCTGCCCCCGAGCAGTCCGGCCGAACTGACCATCTCCGCGCTCAGCCTGGAGCTGCTCGTGCCGGTCAAAGAATTGAACGTGAGATTCCGAGACCGGCTACTCACGCCGATCCCGGGGGAAGTCGTCTTG GTGCTTCTGGCCT TTCTCTGCTTCACCTCTTCTCTGGACACAAGATACCATGTCCAGATAGTGGGGCTGTTGCCTGGAGG ATTTCCCCAACCCCTCCTCCCCAACCTGGCTGAGCTGCCCAGGATTCTGGCTGACTTGCTGCCCATTGCACTGGTTACTGTTGTGGTGTCTGCCTCCCTGGCCTCCATCTATGCAGACAAGTATAGCTACACTATTGACTCCAACCAG CTCCTGGCACATGGTGCCTCCAACCtcatctcctccctcttctcttgcTTTCCCAACTCGGCTACGCTGGCCACCACCAGTCTACTGGTCGATGCTGGTGGGAAAACACAG CTGGCAGGCCTCTTCTCCTGCATAGTGGTCTTGTCGGTGCTGCTGTGGCTGGGGCCCTTCTTTTACTATCTGCCCAAG GCTGTCCTGGCTTGCATCAACATCTCCAGCATGCGCCAGATGTTCTGCCAGATGCAGGAACTTCCACAACTATGGCACATCAGCCAAGTGGACTTT CTCCTGCAGGTCCCGGGGCTCTGCATCCTGAGCTATCCAACACCACTGTACTTTGAGACCTGTGGGCAGTTTCGCTGCAACCTGGAGTGGCACCTGGGGCTCGGAGAAGGAGAAAAG GAGACTTCAAAGCCAGATGGCCCAACAGTTGCAG TTGCTGAGCCTGTCAGGGTGGTGGTCCTAGACTTCAGTGGTGTCACCTTTGCAGATGCTGCTGGGGCCAGAGAAGTGGTGGAGGTGAGGGAGAGG CTGGCCAGCCAATGTCGAGATGCTAGGATCCGCCTCCTCCTGGCTCAGTGTAATG CCTCCGTGCTTGGGACACTGACCCGGGCAGGACTTCTGGACAGGGTGACCCCAGATCAGCTGTTTGTGAGTGTGCAGGATGCAGCTGCTTATGCCCTGGGGAGCCTGGTAAGGGGCAGTAGCGCCAGGAGTGGGAGCCAGGAGGCACTGGGCTGCGGCAAGTGA